One genomic segment of Hevea brasiliensis isolate MT/VB/25A 57/8 chromosome 3, ASM3005281v1, whole genome shotgun sequence includes these proteins:
- the LOC131178502 gene encoding (S)-hydroxynitrile lyase-like, translating into MAISHFVLIHTVCHGAWTWYKLTPVLEAAGHKVTALDLAASGIDPRQIEQIGSFDEYSEPLLTFMASLPEGEKVILVGESCGGINVAIAADKYPEKIAAVVFVNAVMPDTDHSPSYALDKHMMAIPKKDTVPFTYVNKAETITGWKMGFKFLSENVFTACTPEDCKLATMLLRKGSLFQSILAKREKFTKEGYGSIKRIYVYTDSDEIFKPYFHSWQIENYKPDKVYKIEGGDQKLMLSKTNELAQILNEVADT; encoded by the exons ATGGCAATCTCTCATTTTGTTCTTATTCATACCGTATGCCATGGTGCATGGACTTGGTATAAGCTCACACCTGTCCTTGAGGCAGCTGGCCACAAGGTCACTGCATTGGACCTTGCAGCCAGTGGTATTGACCCAAGGCAAATTGAGCAGATTGGATCCTTTGATGAGTACTCTGAACCCTTATTGACGTTCATGGCATCACTCCCAGAAGGAGAAAAGGTGATATTGGTAGGAGAGAGCTGTGGAGGCATTAATGTTGCTATTGCTGCTGATAAATACCCAGAAAAGATTGCAGCTGTTGTTTTCGTCAATGCAGTAATGCCGGACACTGATCACAGCCCATCTTATGCTTTGGATAAG CATATGATGGCCATTCCCAAAAAGGACACCGTACCTTTTACGTACGTTAACAAGGCCGAGACTATAACTGGATGGAAAATGGGCTTcaagtttttaagtgagaatgTATTTACGGCTTGCACTCCCGAG GATTGTAAGCTGGCAACGATGTTGCTAAGGAAGGGATCATTATTTCAAAGTATTTTAGCTAAACGGGAAAAATTCACTAAGGAGGGATACGGATCGATTAAGAGAATTTATGTGTATACCGACTCAGACGAAATATTTAAACCATACTTTCACAGTTGGCAGATAGAAAACTACAAACCAGACAAGGTTTATAAGATCGAAGGTGGAGATCAAAAGTTGATGCTTTCAAAGACTAATGAGCTAGCTCAGATTCTCAATGAGGTGGCTGATACATAA